Proteins from a single region of Allocatelliglobosispora scoriae:
- a CDS encoding zf-HC2 domain-containing protein, with the protein MRCEQIRDALSARLDGEDDPDERAAVDGHLADCAECTAWLAAATDVTRLARVGLPEVPELPPERLAALLAAAPGAGRARVALGLRWALGVVGLVQFLLGVVQITALDAGLTGHAHTDPTGGVASGHLWHESAAWNVAIGAGFAWVAWRRSRPAGLLPILSVFVGVLALLTINDSLSGRVDLSRILSHGFILAGYLLLIALGRPRFAGMDPPAGSGRSGWRLRLTEEPDGPLATVHPFPVRAATRGEVVAEHRRAA; encoded by the coding sequence ATGCGGTGTGAGCAGATCAGAGACGCGTTGTCGGCCCGGCTCGACGGCGAGGACGACCCGGACGAGCGCGCCGCCGTCGACGGTCACCTCGCGGACTGCGCCGAGTGCACGGCGTGGCTGGCCGCCGCCACCGACGTGACCCGGCTGGCCCGGGTCGGCCTGCCGGAGGTGCCGGAGTTGCCGCCGGAGCGGCTCGCCGCCCTGCTCGCGGCCGCACCGGGCGCGGGCAGGGCACGGGTGGCGCTGGGACTGCGGTGGGCGCTGGGGGTCGTCGGGCTCGTGCAGTTCCTGCTCGGGGTGGTCCAGATCACCGCGCTGGACGCCGGCCTGACCGGCCATGCCCACACCGACCCGACCGGCGGGGTGGCGTCGGGGCACCTGTGGCACGAGTCGGCGGCGTGGAACGTGGCGATCGGCGCCGGGTTCGCGTGGGTGGCGTGGCGGCGGTCCCGCCCGGCCGGGCTGCTGCCGATCCTGTCGGTCTTCGTCGGGGTGCTGGCGCTGCTGACGATCAACGATTCGCTCTCCGGGCGGGTCGACCTCAGCCGGATCCTCTCTCACGGGTTCATCCTCGCGGGCTACCTGCTGCTGATCGCGCTGGGCCGTCCCCGGTTCGCGGGCATGGATCCGCCGGCGGGTTCGGGACGGTCGGGCTGGCGGTTGCGCCTGACCGAGGAGCCGGACGGGCCGCTGGCGACGGTGCATCCCTTCCCGGTGCGGGCCGCGACCCGGGGCGAGGTCGTGGCCGAGCACCGCCGGGCCGCCTGA
- a CDS encoding sigma-70 family RNA polymerase sigma factor, with protein sequence MFAQRPSDDDVTAWALAARTGDRDAAASFIRATQADVVRFLTHLVSAGDAEDLAQETFLRAMRALPSFQGRSSARTWLLVIARRTAADHIRTLTRRPRLADAEDWVATADRGRVPRARFDEQHALWQLITALAVDRREAFILTQVLELSYAEAAEVCDCPVGTIRSRVARAREDLAEAMRDQDDNPARHLRAV encoded by the coding sequence ATGTTCGCCCAACGGCCCTCCGATGACGATGTCACCGCGTGGGCCCTGGCGGCACGCACCGGTGACCGCGATGCCGCCGCGAGCTTCATCCGGGCCACCCAGGCCGACGTGGTCCGCTTCCTGACGCACCTGGTCAGCGCCGGCGACGCCGAGGACCTGGCCCAGGAGACCTTCCTGCGGGCGATGCGCGCGCTGCCGTCGTTCCAGGGCCGCTCCTCGGCGCGGACCTGGCTGCTGGTGATCGCCCGGCGCACCGCGGCGGACCACATCCGGACCCTGACCCGCCGCCCCCGCCTCGCCGACGCCGAGGACTGGGTGGCCACCGCCGACCGGGGCCGGGTGCCCCGCGCCCGCTTCGACGAGCAGCACGCACTCTGGCAGCTGATCACGGCGCTCGCCGTCGATCGCCGGGAGGCGTTCATCCTCACCCAGGTGCTCGAGCTCAGCTATGCCGAGGCAGCCGAGGTCTGCGACTGCCCGGTCGGCACGATCCGGTCCCGGGTCGCCCGCGCCCGCGAGGACCTCGCCGAGGCGATGCGGGACCAGGACGACAATCCGGCCCGGCACCTGCGCGCCGTCTGA
- a CDS encoding PepSY-associated TM helix domain-containing protein, with product MSSTSAIPHQLAPPLPEPERQPSKRRASGLGALLLRLHFYAGILVAPFLIVAALTGLAYTVTPQLDAIVYGDQLYASQPDAAAKPIAEQIAAARSAHPEGALSSVTPGDGDLATRVVFSLPELGEKQHTVYVEPATAAVKGTVTTWFGSTPVTTFLDDLHRNLQLGDVGRYYSEIAASWLWVLVLGGVALWWRRQRDARNRARRLLLPDLAAKQGVRRTRSWHAATGLWLALGLLGLSATGLTWSRYAGANFSTALDALSAHRPELSTTLDGSQPDATGGHHGGADAATSTAPVDPAAADLVLKVARDNGLDGPVELALPASAGSAWTVTQVDNVWPVRKDGIAVDPGSGAVTARSDFADWPLLAQLSGLGVQAHMGILFGPSNQVLLALVAVGLLLMIFWGYRMWWQRRPTRTDRRATGWTSPVASGAWRRLPTWMIVVGIPVVIALGWFIPLFGIPLAGFLLIDVILGTVRANRIHRRRQAA from the coding sequence ATGTCCTCCACCTCCGCGATCCCGCACCAGCTCGCCCCGCCGCTCCCCGAGCCCGAGCGGCAACCGTCCAAGCGCCGTGCGTCCGGGCTCGGCGCGCTCCTGCTGCGCCTGCACTTCTACGCCGGGATCCTGGTCGCCCCGTTCCTGATCGTCGCGGCTCTGACCGGCCTGGCCTACACGGTCACCCCGCAGCTGGACGCGATCGTCTACGGCGACCAGCTCTACGCGTCGCAGCCCGATGCGGCGGCCAAGCCGATCGCCGAGCAGATCGCGGCGGCCCGCTCCGCCCACCCGGAGGGTGCGCTGTCATCGGTGACCCCCGGCGATGGCGACCTCGCCACGAGGGTGGTCTTCTCCCTGCCCGAGCTCGGCGAGAAGCAGCACACCGTCTATGTCGAGCCCGCCACCGCGGCGGTCAAGGGCACCGTCACCACCTGGTTCGGATCCACGCCGGTCACCACGTTCCTCGACGATCTGCACCGCAACCTGCAGCTCGGGGATGTCGGCCGCTACTACTCGGAGATCGCCGCGAGCTGGCTGTGGGTCCTCGTCCTCGGCGGGGTCGCGCTGTGGTGGCGGCGCCAGCGGGACGCGAGAAACCGGGCTCGCCGCCTGCTCCTGCCCGATCTCGCCGCGAAGCAGGGGGTACGCCGTACCCGCAGCTGGCACGCCGCGACCGGTCTGTGGCTCGCCCTCGGACTGCTCGGCCTCTCGGCGACGGGGCTGACCTGGTCCCGCTACGCGGGGGCGAACTTCAGCACGGCCCTCGACGCGCTGAGTGCGCACCGCCCGGAGCTCTCCACGACGCTGGACGGCTCGCAGCCCGACGCCACCGGCGGCCACCACGGCGGCGCGGACGCCGCCACGTCCACCGCACCGGTCGACCCGGCCGCGGCGGACCTCGTCCTCAAGGTCGCCCGCGACAACGGGCTGGACGGGCCGGTCGAGCTCGCCCTCCCCGCGTCGGCGGGTTCGGCGTGGACGGTCACGCAGGTCGACAACGTGTGGCCGGTACGCAAGGACGGCATCGCCGTCGACCCGGGCTCCGGAGCCGTCACCGCGCGCAGCGACTTCGCCGACTGGCCCCTGCTCGCGCAGCTGAGCGGCCTCGGCGTCCAGGCGCACATGGGCATCCTGTTCGGACCGTCCAATCAGGTCCTGCTCGCGCTGGTCGCGGTCGGGCTGCTGCTGATGATCTTCTGGGGGTACCGGATGTGGTGGCAGCGGCGCCCCACCCGGACCGACCGGCGCGCGACGGGCTGGACCTCGCCGGTCGCCAGCGGTGCGTGGCGCAGGCTGCCGACGTGGATGATCGTGGTCGGCATCCCGGTCGTCATCGCGCTCGGCTGGTTCATCCCCCTGTTCGGCATCCCGCTCGCCGGTTTCCTGCTCATCGATGTGATCCTCGGTACCGTCCGAGCCAACAGGATCCACCGGCGGCGGCAGGCGGCCTGA
- a CDS encoding YcnI family copper-binding membrane protein, with protein MRKTSMWRLATVVTGAAALVALVAGPASAHVTVNPGSATQGGYTKLTFRVPNEKADASTTKVEVVVPTDTPIASVSVKPVAGWTIVTERSKLPAPVKDDDGGEITEAVSKITWTATADAAIKPGQFQEFDISAGPLPSVDQIAFKALQTYSDGDVVRWIDIAAGGTEVEHPAPILKLVPKAAASAAATAPADDDSGSSLPLWLSIAALAVAVTALALATRRQQTA; from the coding sequence ATGCGCAAGACGAGTATGTGGCGGCTCGCCACCGTGGTGACCGGCGCCGCGGCGCTGGTGGCGCTGGTCGCCGGTCCGGCATCCGCTCATGTGACAGTGAATCCGGGCTCGGCGACCCAGGGCGGCTACACCAAACTGACGTTCCGGGTCCCCAACGAGAAGGCCGACGCCTCGACCACGAAGGTGGAGGTCGTGGTGCCGACGGACACCCCGATCGCGTCGGTGTCGGTGAAACCGGTGGCGGGCTGGACGATCGTGACGGAGAGGTCGAAGCTTCCCGCACCGGTCAAGGACGACGACGGCGGTGAGATCACCGAGGCCGTCTCGAAGATCACCTGGACGGCGACCGCCGACGCGGCGATCAAGCCGGGCCAGTTCCAGGAGTTCGACATCTCGGCCGGGCCGCTGCCGAGCGTGGACCAGATCGCGTTCAAGGCGCTGCAGACCTACTCCGACGGCGACGTGGTGCGCTGGATCGACATCGCGGCGGGCGGCACAGAGGTGGAGCACCCGGCGCCGATCCTGAAGCTCGTGCCGAAGGCGGCGGCATCGGCCGCGGCGACGGCCCCGGCCGATGACGACAGCGGCAGCAGCCTCCCGCTGTGGCTGAGCATCGCCGCCCTCGCCGTGGCGGTGACGGCGCTCGCCCTGGCCACCCGCCGCCAGCAGACCGCGTGA